A single window of Streptomyces griseoviridis DNA harbors:
- a CDS encoding acyl-CoA dehydrogenase family protein, with amino-acid sequence MAEFTMELNDEQKEVRDWLHGFAADVIRPAAAEWDEREETPWPVIQEAAKVGIYSLDFYAQQYFDPTGLGIPMAMEELFWGDAGIALSIVGTGLAAVGVLANGTEEQIGTWIPQMYGDQNDVKVAAFCSSEPDAGSDVASLRTRAVYDQAKDEWVLNGTKTWATNGGIANVHVVVAVVDPELGSKGHASFIVPPGTPGLSQGQKFKKHGIRASHTAEVVLEDVRVPGSCLLGGKERLDERLARARERARSGGERVKNAAMATFEASRPAVGAMAVGTARAAYEVALDYAKTREQFGRPIIDNQGVAFQLADMRTSVDAARLLVWRASWMAINGKPFTAAEGSMSKLFASETAKKVTGQAIQILGGNGYTREYPVERMHRDAAIYTIFEGTSEIQRLVIARTLSGMNIR; translated from the coding sequence ATGGCCGAGTTCACCATGGAGCTCAACGACGAACAGAAGGAGGTCAGGGACTGGCTGCACGGCTTCGCGGCCGACGTCATCCGCCCCGCGGCCGCCGAATGGGACGAGCGTGAGGAGACCCCCTGGCCGGTCATCCAGGAGGCCGCCAAGGTAGGCATCTACTCCCTCGACTTCTACGCCCAGCAGTACTTCGACCCCACCGGCCTCGGCATCCCGATGGCCATGGAGGAGCTGTTCTGGGGCGACGCGGGCATCGCCCTGTCGATCGTCGGCACCGGCCTCGCCGCCGTCGGCGTCCTCGCCAACGGCACCGAGGAACAGATCGGCACCTGGATCCCCCAGATGTACGGCGACCAGAACGACGTCAAGGTCGCCGCCTTCTGCTCCTCCGAGCCCGACGCCGGCTCCGACGTCGCCTCGCTGCGCACCCGCGCCGTCTACGACCAGGCCAAGGACGAGTGGGTGCTCAACGGCACCAAGACCTGGGCCACCAACGGCGGCATCGCCAACGTCCACGTCGTGGTGGCCGTCGTCGACCCGGAGCTCGGCTCCAAGGGCCACGCCTCCTTCATCGTGCCGCCCGGCACCCCCGGACTCTCCCAGGGCCAGAAGTTCAAGAAGCACGGCATCCGCGCCTCGCACACCGCCGAGGTCGTCCTCGAGGACGTGCGGGTGCCCGGCTCCTGCCTCCTCGGGGGCAAGGAGCGGCTGGACGAGCGGCTCGCCCGCGCCCGGGAGCGCGCCAGGTCGGGCGGCGAGCGGGTGAAGAACGCGGCGATGGCCACCTTCGAGGCGTCCCGTCCGGCCGTCGGCGCGATGGCCGTCGGCACCGCGCGCGCCGCCTACGAGGTCGCCCTCGACTACGCCAAGACCCGCGAGCAGTTCGGGCGCCCCATCATCGACAACCAGGGCGTCGCCTTCCAGCTCGCCGACATGCGCACCTCCGTCGACGCGGCCAGGCTCCTGGTGTGGCGGGCGTCCTGGATGGCGATCAACGGCAAGCCGTTCACGGCGGCCGAGGGGTCGATGTCCAAGCTGTTCGCCAGCGAGACCGCGAAGAAGGTCACCGGGCAGGCGATCCAGATCCTCGGCGGCAACGGATACACCCGTGAGTACCCGGTGGAGCGGATGCACCGCGACGCCGCGATCTACACCATCTTCGAGGGGACCAGCGAGATCCAGCGGCTGGTCATCGCCCGGACGCTCTCCGGGATGAACATCCGCTAG